A DNA window from Paralichthys olivaceus isolate ysfri-2021 chromosome 11, ASM2471397v2, whole genome shotgun sequence contains the following coding sequences:
- the myo7aa gene encoding myosin VIIAa isoform X9 codes for MVILQQGDYVWLDLKSGREFEVPIGAVVKLCDSGQIQVLDDEGNEHWISPQNATNIKPMHPTSIHGVEDMIRLGDLNEAGILRNLLIRYREKLIYTYTGSILVAVNPYQLLPIYTADQIRLYTNKKIGEMPPHIFAIADNCYFNMQRNNRDQCCIISGESGAGKTESTKLILQFLAAISGQHSWIEQQVLEANPILEAFGNAKTIRNDNSSRFGKYIDIHFNKRGAIEGAKIEQYLLEKSRVCRQAFDERNYHVFYCMLKGMTAEEKKKLGLSKATDYTYLTIGKCTVCDGRDDLKEYSNIRSAMKVLMFTDKENWEISKLLAAILHMGNLRYEARTYDNLDACEVVRCPHLTTAATLLEVDSKDLMNCLTSRTLITRGETVSTPLSMEQALDVRDAFVKGIYGRLFVWIVEKINAAIYKPPSSQPKYLRRSIGLLDIFGFENFTVNSFEQLCINFANENLQQFFVRHVFKLEQEEYNLENINWQHIEFTDNQDALDMIAIKPMNIISLIDEESKFPKGTDTTMLNKLNFQHKLHTNYIPPKNNYETQFGIQHFAGVVFYETRGFLEKNRDTLYGDIIQLVHSSKNKFIKQIFQADVAMGAETRKRSPTLSSQFKRSLELLMRTLSVCQPFFVRCIKPNEYKKPMLFDRDLCVRQLRYSGMMETIRIRRAGYPIRYTFVEFVDRYRVLMPGVKPAYKQEDLRGTCQRIAEAVLGRDDDWQMGKTKIFLKDHHDMLLEIERDKAITDKVILIQKVVRGFKDRSNFLKMRKSAVLIQKTWRGYHCRKNYGAMRAGFSRLQALVRSRKLCASYHVARQRITGFQGRCRGYLVRLAFRHRLWAVITIQAYTRGMIARRLYKRLKGEYRRRLEAEKMRLAEETKLRNQMSAKKAKAEAERKHQERLAQLAKEDAEREKKEKEEARRKKEMVEQMEKARLEPVNDSDMVDKMFGFLGTTNSFPGQEGQAPAGFEDLERSHQELEVEDLDEALPLPEDDDEEDLSEYKFAKYAATYFQGTTTHTYVRRPLKQPLLFHDDEGDQLAALAVWITVLRFMGDLPEPKYHTAISDGSEKIPVMTKIYETLGKKTYKRELQALQGEGETPQSDSHKKNSVRHKLVSLTLKKKSKITEEVRDGEREERRLWNVFVGDLEILLFDASQVTKRLNDGEYGVHGNSMLEDRPTSNLEKLHFIIGNGILRPALRDEIYCQICKQLSQNPSKSSHARGWILVSLCVGCFAPTEKFVKYLRNFISSGPPGYAPYCEERLRRTFANGTRTQPPSWLELQATKSKKPIMLPVTFMDGTTKTLLTDSATTAKELCIALSDKINLRDRFGFSLYIALFDKVSSLGSGNDHVMDAVSQCEQYAKEQGAQERNAPWRLFFRKEIFTPWHCPGDDLVATNLIYQQTVRGVKFGEYRCDREDLAELASQQYYVDYGSEILLERLLSLIPSYIPDREICTSRTVEKWAHFIMAAHKKGIYTQKRFDPQKVKEEVVDFARHKWPLLFSRFYEAFKFSGPSLPKNDLIVAVNWTGVYFVDEQEQVLLELSFPEITAVSSSSGGKLQGQSFTLATIKGDEYTFTSNNAEDIRDLVVTFLEGLRKRSKFVVALQDNPNPTGEESTFLSFLKGDLILLDQDTGEQVLNSGWAHGINERTNQRGDFPADCIYVLPTMARPPQEIVALVTMTPDQRQESVRVSQLVMPESDDRTKPYTLEEFSYDYFRPPPKHTLSRVMVTKNRGKDKLWSCTREPLKQPLLKKVINHEELSQDACMSFIAMMKYMGDYPSKRTRSVNELTDQIFEGALKAEPLKDEIYCQILKQLTDNHVKYSEEKGWELLWLCTGLFPPSNVLLPHIQRFLQSKRHHPLSGDCMQRLHKALRNGSRKYPPHLVEVEAIQHKTTQIFHKVYFPDDTDEAFEVESSTKAKDFCQNISTRLLLKSPEGFSLFVKISDKVISVPEGDFFFDFVRHLTDWIKKSRPAKDGIVPSLTYQVFFMKKLWTSTVPGKDSFADSIFHYYQELPKYLRGYHKCSREEVFQLAALIYRVKFEDDKSHFPTIPKMLRELVPQDLIRQMSPDDWKRSVVAYFNKQAGKSREEAKLMFLKIIYKWPTFGSAFFEVKQTTEPNYPEILLIAINKHGVSLIDPKTKDVLTTHPFTKISNWSSGNTYFHITIGNLVRGSKLLCETSLGYKMDDLLTSYISQMLTTMNKQRSGRGHSK; via the exons ggCGACTATGTCTGGTTGGACTTGAAGAGCGGTCGAGAGTTCGAGGTACCGATCGGTGCGGTGGTCAAACTCTGTGACTCAGGACAGATCCAGGTGCTGGACGATGAGGGGAAT GAGCACTGGATCTCCCCCCAGAATGCCACCAACATTAAGCCAATGCATCCCACCTCCATCCACGGGGTGGAGGACATGATCCGGCTGGGAGACCTCAACGAAGCTGGAATTCTGCGGAACCTGCTCATCAGATACAGAGAAAAACTcatatat ACATACACCGGCTCCATCCTGGTGGCCGTCAACCCGTATCAGCTGCTGCCCATCTACACCGCCGACCAGATCCGCCTCTACACCAACAAGAAGATTGGAGAGATGCCGCCTCACATCTTTGCCATCGCTGACAACTGTTACTTCAACATGCAGAGGAACAACCGCGACCAGTGCTGCATCATCAG tgGAGAGTCTGGAGCAGGGAAGACAGAAAGCACCAAACTGATCCTTCAGTTCCTGGCAGCCATCAGTGGTCAACACTCCTGGATAGAACAACAGGTCCTGGAGGCCAATCCTATCCTAGAAg cttttggaaatgctAAAACGATCCGCAACGACAACTCTTCTCGTTTTGGAAAATACATCGACATCCACTTCAACAAGAGAGGAGCCATAGAAGGAGCCAAGATAGAACAATACCTGCTGGAGAAATCCAGAGTGTGTCGACAG GCCTTCGATGAGAGGAACTACCACGTCTTCTACTGCATGTTGAAGGGAAtgactgcagaggagaagaagaaactggGGCTGAGCAAAGCGACAGATTACACCTACCTGACCATA GGAAAGTGCACAGTGTGTGACGGTCGAGACGACTTGAAGGAATACTCCAACATCCGCTCTGCCATGAAG GTTCTGATGTTCACAGACAAAGAGAACTGGGAGATTTCTAAACTGTTGGCTGCTATTTTACACATGGGAAACCTCAGATATGAAG cTCGGACATACGACAACCTGGATGCCTGCGAGGTCGTCCGATGTCCTCACCTCACCACTGCTGCTACACTGCTGGag gtggaCAGTAAGGACCTGATGAACTGTCTCACCAGTCGGACTCTGATCACCAGAGGAGAAACCGTCTCCACACCTCTCAGTATGGAACAAGCTCTGGACGTACGAGACGCTTTCGTGAAG ggtatTTATGgacgtttgtttgtgtggatcGTGGAGAAGATCAACGCCGCCATCTACAAGCCTCCGTCATCACAGCCCAAATATCTCAGACGCTCCATCGGACTCCTGGACATCTTTGGCTTTGAGAACTTTACTGTCAACAG cttcgAGCAGCTTTGCATCAACTTTGCCAACGAGAACCTGCAGCAGTTCTTCGTGCGTCACGTCTTCaagctggagcaggaggagtacAACCTGGAGAACATCAACTGGCAGCACATCGAGTTCACCGACAACCAGGACGCTCTGGACATGATCGCCATCAAACCCATGAACATCATCTCGCTCATCGACGAGGAGAGCAAGTTCCCCAAG GGCACGGACACCACCATGTTGAACAAACTCAACTTTCAGCACAAACTCCACACAAACTACATCCCCCCTAAGAACAACTACGAGACTCAGTTTGGAATCCAGCACTTTGCAGGAGTGGTTTTCTACGAAACCAGAG gctTCCTGGAAAAGAACAGAGACACTTTATACGGCGACATCATCCAGCTGGTTCACTCGTCCAAGAACAAGTTCATCAAACAAATCTTCCAGGCTGacgttgccatg ggggCAGAGACCAGGAAGCGCTCGCCCACTCTGAGCAGTCAGTTTAAAAGATCTCTGGAGCTGCTGATGAGGACTCTGAGCGTCTGTCAACCTTTCTTCGTTCGCTGCATCAAACCCAACGAATACAAGAAACCCATG ttatttGACAGGGATCTGTGTGTGCGTCAGCTGAGGTACTCGGGTATGATGGAGACCATTCGTATCCGTCGTGCAGGATATCCCATCCGCTACACCTTTGTGGAATTTGTCGATCGCTACAGGGTCCTCATGCCCGGAGTCAAACCGGCGTATAAACAG GAGGACCTGAGAGGAACCTGTCAGAGGATTGCAGAGGCGGTGCTCGGCCGAGACGACGACTGGCAGATGGGAAAGACTAAAATCTTCCTCAAG GATCATCACGACATGCTGCTGGAGATCGAGAGAGACAAGGCCATCACTGACAAGGTCATCCTCATCCAGAAGGTGGTCCGAGGTTTCAAGGACAG GTCGAACTTCCTGAAGATGAGGAAGTCGGCTGTGTTGATCCAGAAAACGTGGAGAGGATATCACTGCAGGAAGAACTATGGAGCT aTGCGAGCCGGCTTCTCTCGCCTGCAGGCTCTGGTTCGTTCCAGGAAGCTGTGTGCGTCCTATCACGTGGCCCGTCAGCGCATCACGGGCTTCCAGGGCCGCTGCCGGGGCTACTTAGTGCGCCTGGCGTTCAGGCACAGGCTGTGGGCCGTCATCACCATCCAGGCCTACACCAGAGGCATGATCGCCCGCCGGCTCTACAAGAGGCTGAAGGGAGAg TACCGCAGGAGGCTGGAGGCTGAGAAGATGCGTCTGGCTGAAGAAACCAAACTGAGGAACCAGATGTCTGCGAAGAAAGCGAAGGCTGAGGCGGAACGCAAACACCAG GAGCGTCTGGCCCAGCTGGCCAAAGAGGATGCCGAAcgggagaagaaggagaaggaggaggctcGGAGGAAGAAGGAGATGGTGGAGCAGATGGAGAAAGCTCGTTTGGAGCCCGTCAACGACTCAGACATGGTGGACAAGATGTTCGGCTTCCTGGGGACAACAAACTCATTCCCTGGGCAGGAGGGACAAGCTCCTGCCGGCTTTGAG gaCCTGGAGCGAAGCCATCAagagctggaggtggaggatcTGGACGAAGCTCTTCCTCTGcctgaggatgatgatgaggaagattTGTCGGAGTACAAGTTCGCCAAGTATGCCGCCACCTACTTCCAGGgcaccaccacacacacctaCGTCCGACGACCTCTCAAACAGCCGCTGCTCTTCCACGACGACGAGGGAGACCAGCTG GCTGCTCTGGCGGTGTGGATCACAGTGCTGAGGTTCATGGGAGATCTGCCGGAGCCCAAGTACCACACGGCCATCAGCGACGGAAGCGAGAAGATCCCCGTCATGACCAAGATCTACGAGACGCTGGGAAAAAAGACGTACAAGAGGGAGCTGCAGGCGctgcagggggagggggag ACGCCTCAGTCCGACAGCCACAAGAAGAACAGCGTCCGACACAAGCTGGTGTCGCTCACGCTGAAGAAGAAATCCAAGATCACTGAGGAggtgagagatggagaaagagaagagcgACGATTATGGAATGTGTTTGTCGGAGATTTAGAAATTTTACTGTTCGATGCCTCACAGGTCACCAAGCGCCTCAATGATGGGGAGTACGGTGTCCATGGTAACAGCATGCTGGAGGACCGGCCGACGTCGAACCTGGAGAAACTTCACTTCATCATCGGGAACGGGATCCTGAGACCAGCGCTGAg ggatgAGATCTATTGTCAGATCTGTAAGCAGCTCAGTCAGAACCCGTCTAAGAGTTCTCACGCTCGTGGCTGGATCCTCGTCTCTCTTTGCGTCGGCTGCTTCGCCCCGACAGAAAAGTTTGTCAAG TACCTGAGGAACTTCATCAGCAGCGGTCCACCGGGTTACGCTCCGTACTGTGAAGAGAGACTGAGACGGACATTTGCTAATGGGACGAGGACACAACCTCCGTCCTGGCTGGAGctgcag GCCACCAAGTCGAAGAAGCCCATCATGCTGCCGGTGACGTTCATGGACGGCACGACCAAAACGCTGCTGACAGACTCAGCCACCACGGCCAAGGAGCTCTGCATCGCCCTGTCGGACAAGATCAACCTGCGAGACCGCTTCGGGTTCTCACTCTACATTGCTCTGTTTGACAAG GTTTCCTCTTTGGGCAGTGGGAACGACCATGTGATGGACGCCGTGTCGCAGTGTGAGCAGTATGCGAAGGAGCAGGGGGCCCAGGAGAGGAACGCCCCCTGGAGGCTGTTCTTCAGGAAGGAGATTTTCACGCCATGGCACTGCCCCGGCGACGACCTGGTCGCCACCAACCTCATCTACCAACAAACTGTGAGGGGCGTCAAGTTTGGAGAATACCGCTGCGACAGG GAGGACCTGGCAGAACTGGCCTCTCAGCAGTATTACGTCGACTACGGCTCAGAGATCCTTCTGGAGCGGCTGCTCAGCCTCATTCCCTCCTACATCCCAGACCGAGAGATCTGCACCTCCAGGACGGTGGAGAAATGGGCTCATTTCATCATGGCTGCCCACAAAAAG GGCATCTACACCCAGAAGAGGTTCGACCCTCAGAAGGTGAAGGAGGAAGTGGTCGACTTCGCTCGTCACAAGTGGCCTCTGCTCTTCTCTCGTTTCTACGAAGCGTTCAAGTTCTCAG gtCCCAGTCTACCTAAAAACGACCTGATCGTAGCCGTCAACTGGACCGGAGTTTATTTTGTAGACGAGCAGGAACAGGTCCTTTTAGAACTCTCCTTCCCAGAAATCACTGcagtgtccagcagcag CGGAGGAAAGTTGCAGGGTCAGAGTTTCACACTAGCGACCATCAAAGGTGACGAGTACACGTTCACCTCCAACAACGCAGAAGACATCCGTGACCTGGTGGTGACCTTCCTGGAGGGCCTGAGGAAGAGGTCAAAGTTTGTGGTCGCGCTACAAGACAACCCCAACCCCA ctgGGGAGGAGTCAACGTTCCTCAGCTTCCTGAAGGGAGACTTGATCCTGTTGGACCAGGACACCGGCGAGCAGGTCCTCAACTCTGGTTGGGCGCACGGCATCAACGAACGAACCAATCAAAGAGGAGATTTCCCAGCTGACTGCATCTATGTCCTGCCCACGATGGCTCGACCGCCGCAGGAAATAGTG GCGCTGGTCACCATGACACCGGACCAGCGGCAGGAGTCGGTTCGTGTTTCACAGCTCGTCATGCCCGAGAGTGACGACAGAACGAAACCCTACACACTGGAGGAGTTCTCCTACGACTActtcag GCCTCCTCCCAAACACACCCTGAGCAGAGTGATGGTCACTAAGAATCGTGGGAAGGACAAACTGTGGAGCTGCACCAGAGAGCCGCTCAAACAGCCGCTGCTGAAGAAGGTGATCAACCACGAGGAGCTGAGTCAGGACGCCTGCATGTCCTTCATCG CTATGATGAAGTACATGGGCGACTACCCGTCCAAACGGACGCGCTCGGTCAACGAGTTGACGGACCAGATCTTTGAGGGAGCGCTGAAGGCCGAACCTCTGAAGGACGAGATCTACTGTCAGATCCTCAAACAGCTGACTGACAACCACGTCAA GTACAGTGAGGAGAAAGGCTGGGAGCTGCTGTGGTTGTGCACTGGTCTGTTTCCTCCCAGTAACGTGCTGCTGCCTCACATCCAGCGCTTCCTGCAGTCGAAGAGACATCACCCGCTGTCTGGAGACTGTATGCAGAGGCTGCACAAAGCTCTACG TAACGGATCCAGGAAGTATCCCCCTCacctggtggaggtggaggccatccaacataaaacaacacagatctTCCACAAAGTCTATTTCCCCGACGATACAGACGAG GCGTTCGAGGTGGAGTCCAGCACCAAAGCCAAGGATTTCTGTCAGAACATTTCCACCCGGCTGCTGCTCAAATCTCCTGAAGGATTCAGCCTCTTCGTGAAGATCTCAgacaag GTGATCAGTGTCCCAGAGGGAGATTTCTTCTTTGACTTCGTCCGACATTTAACAGACTGGATCAAGAAATCTCGACCGGCGAAGGACG GTATTGTCCCCTCTCTGACTTATCAGGTGTTCTTCATGAAGAAGCTGTGGACCAGCACCGTTCCAGGGAAGGACTCCTTCGCCGACTCCATCTTCCACTACTACCAG GAGCTTCCTAAATACTTGCGTGGCTACCACAAGTGTTCACGAGAAGAGGTTTTCCAATTGGCAGCGCTCATCTACCGCGTCAAGTTTGAAGACGACAAATCTCACTTTCCTACAATTCCCAAAATGCTTCGGGAGCTGGTTCCCCAGGACCTGATTCGTCAGATGTCACCGGATGACTGGAAAAGA tctGTGGTGGCGTACTTCAACAAACAGGCCGGTAAATCCAGGGAAGAGGCCAAACTGATGTTTCTGAAGATTATCTACAAATGGCCGACCTTTGGCTCCGCCTTCTTCGAGGTCAAG CAAACCACAGAACCCAACTACCCAGAGATCCTGCTGATCGCCATCAACAAACATGGAGTCAGTCTCATCGACCCCAAGACCAAG gacgTCCTGACCACACACCCCTTCACCAAGATCTCCAACTGGAGCAGTGGCAACACCTACTTCCACATCACCATCGGCAACCTGGTCAGAGGAAGCAAACTGCTGTGTGAGACCTCACtg GGTTACAAGATGGACGACCTGCTGACCTCTTACATCAGTCAGATGCTGACCACCATGAACAAGCAGCGCTCCGGGCGGGGCCACAGCAAGTGA